A window of Cheilinus undulatus linkage group 1, ASM1832078v1, whole genome shotgun sequence contains these coding sequences:
- the slc7a9 gene encoding b(0,+)-type amino acid transporter 1 has translation MDDGSIRKRKESKNGSTGHIRDVQTEDQQPAKATVLQKDVGLLSGICLIVGTMIGSGIFISPKSVLLYSGAVGPCLVIWAACGVLATLGALCYAELGTMIPKSGAEYSYLMEAYGSVVAYLFSWTTVMVLKPSAFAIITLSFAEYASTPFYPGCTPPVIVTKCLSAAAILLIVTVNCLSVKLANYVQNFFTAAKLFIILVIVVAGIIMLSQGNTENLSNAFEGTSTSFGTIGLAFYNGLWAYDGWNQLNCITEELKDPFRNLPLAIIIGIPLVSVCYVLVNIAYFSAMTTTELLQSPAVALTFGDRVLYPLSWVVPLFVVFSTFGAANGSCFTAGRLAYVSGREGHMVKILSYISLKHYTPSPALIFNGMLAIFYIIPADINTLINYFSFATWGFYGLAALALIVMRFTRKELHRPVKVPIVIPVLMVLVSGYLVLAPIIDKPELEYLYCAVFIFSGLLLYYPLVHLKVKWARKIMSPITMHLQLLMEVVPPEKIE, from the exons ATGGATGACGGCAGCATCAGGAAGAGGAAGGAGTCGAAGAATGGCTCCACCGGCCACATCAGAGATGTTCAGACCGAGGATCAGCAGCCTGCCAAGGCTACTGTGCTACAAAAagat GTGGGTCTGCTCAGCGGTATCTGTCTGATTGTGGGGACGATGATTGGCTCAGGGATCTTCATTTCTCCTAAATCTGTGCTGCTGTACTCTGGAGCTGTGGGACCCTGCCTTGTCATCTGGGCAGCCTGTGGAGTGTTAGCCACTTTGG GAGCCCTGTGCTATGCTGAGCTTGGCACCATGATCCCCAAATCAGGAGCAGAGTATTCATATCTGATGGAGGCTTATGGCTCTGTGGTGGCTTACCTTTTCTCCTGGACCACGGTCATGGTGTTAAAGCCCTCGGCTTTCGCCATCATCACTCTGAGCTTTGCAGAATATGCCTCTACTCCTTTCTACCCTGGCTGTACTCCTCCAGTTATTGTCACAAAGTGCCTGTCAGCAGCAGCAATTT TGTTGATCGTGACTGTTAACTGTTTAAGTGTGAAACTGGCAAACTACGTGCAGAACTTCTTCACTGCAGCCAAGCTCTTCATTATTTTAGTCATTGTGGTTGCTGGCATCATAATGCTATCACAAG GAAATACTGAGAATCTGTCAAATGCATTTGAGGGCACATCAACATCTTTTGGCACAATTGGACTTGCCTTTTACAACGGGCTTTGGGCTTACGATGGATG gAATCAACTTAATTGTATTACAGAAGAGTTGAAAGACCCATTCAG GAACTTGCCTCTGGCTATCATCATCGGGATCCCGTTGGTCTCTGTGTGTTATGTGTTGGTCAACATTGCTTATTTCAGCGCCATGACCACCACTGAACTCCTGCAGTCTCCGGCTGTTGCCTTG ACTTTTGGAGATAGAGTCCTGTACCCTTTGTCCTGGGTCGTTCCTCTCTTTGTTGTCTTTTCTACTTTTGGAGCTGCAAATGGAAGCTGTTTTACCGCTGGGAG ATTGGCCTATGTCTCTGGCAGAGAGGGTCACATGGTGAAAATCTTATCCTACATCAGTCTAAAGCACTACACCCCATCCCCTGCTCTTATATTCAAT gGTATGTTGGCAATTTTCTACATTATCCCAGCAGACATCAACACCCTCATAAACTACTTCAGCTTTGCTACATGGGGCTTTTATGGACTGGCAGCACTGGCACTCATCGTCATGCGTTTCACCAGGAAGGAGCTCCATAGACCCGTGAAG GTGCCGATCGTGATACCAGTCCTAATGGTCCTAGTGTCTGGTTACTTGGTGTTGGCTCCCATTATTGATAAGCCAGAACTAGAGTACCTGTACTGTGCAGTCTTCATCTTTAGTGGACTCCTCCTCTACTACCCTCTCGTCCATCTGAAGGTCAAATGGGCCAGAAAAATAATGA GTCCCATCACCATGCATCTTCAGCTGCTGATGGAAGTAGTTCCTCCTGAGAAAATTGAGTGA